One part of the Tolypothrix sp. NIES-4075 genome encodes these proteins:
- a CDS encoding AMIN domain-containing protein, with the protein MSLFGLFAAITLETNSSIAAPAARLEDWRFYPEAFQLEINLSAGTTPRYFYLAQPPRMVIDLPDTKLGYVSTQQDYSGAIQRIRVSQLNENVTRIVLDLAPGTSLDPNQVQLQPVSAQNTTRWVLRPLIAGGTYSQQGYPPPSNLPPSNYNYPPPSNLPPSNLPPSNYNYPPPNNLPPSNLPPSNYNYPPPSNLPPSNYNYPPPGNLPPSNYNYPPPGNLPPSSSNNSQIPLVTVPPLNSNNPTQQPGSVFPPASFPNQPGNFNNAPLSVGAPGFPVQTVPNPNYPVNVPNSGVFEFGQPFPNSNR; encoded by the coding sequence GTGAGTTTGTTTGGCTTATTCGCAGCAATTACTCTCGAAACTAATAGCAGTATTGCAGCCCCAGCAGCAAGGCTAGAAGATTGGCGCTTTTATCCAGAAGCTTTTCAACTAGAAATTAATCTATCAGCAGGTACAACACCGCGCTACTTTTATCTTGCTCAACCCCCGCGCATGGTTATAGATTTGCCTGATACCAAATTAGGCTATGTTTCCACCCAACAAGATTATTCTGGAGCAATTCAAAGAATTCGCGTTTCCCAATTAAACGAAAACGTAACTCGCATTGTTTTAGATTTAGCACCAGGGACTTCTTTAGATCCAAATCAGGTGCAACTGCAACCCGTTTCCGCGCAAAATACCACTCGCTGGGTTTTACGTCCTTTAATTGCTGGTGGCACATATTCTCAACAGGGATATCCACCACCAAGTAACTTACCACCGAGCAACTATAACTATCCACCGCCTAGCAACTTACCACCAAGTAACTTACCACCAAGTAACTATAACTATCCACCGCCTAACAACTTACCACCGAGCAACTTACCGCCTAGTAACTATAACTATCCACCACCTAGCAACTTACCACCGAGTAACTATAACTATCCACCACCCGGCAACTTACCACCGAGTAACTATAACTATCCACCACCCGGCAACTTACCACCCAGTAGCTCTAACAACTCACAGATACCCTTGGTAACAGTACCACCGCTGAATTCTAACAACCCTACTCAACAACCTGGTTCTGTTTTTCCCCCAGCGAGTTTCCCAAATCAACCTGGTAATTTTAATAACGCTCCTCTTAGTGTCGGTGCCCCAGGTTTTCCTGTTCAAACCGTCCCCAACCCCAACTATCCAGTTAATGTTCCTAATTCTGGGGTATTTGAGTTTGGTCAACCCTTCCCCAACTCCAATAGGTAA
- a CDS encoding cation:proton antiporter codes for MDTVILVLIEVLIVIGVSRLIGLAFRGIKQPLVIGEIVAGIMLGPSLFGWVAPNLAATLFPPETVPFLNVLSQVGLIFFMFLIGLELDPKYLKGKINVAILTATMSVLVPFALATLLALLLYPLLSHGNVSFSAFTLFLASATSITAFPVLARIITEKNLQVTHLGTLALTSAAVNDLIAWCLLALGIAVAREGSIGRAWHTIIASLLYIGFMMTVGRSFLQRLAIYYRRTERLNQLVLALIYMGVVTSALITELIGIHLIFGAFLLGTIMPKNAGLVREIAGKTEDFVLIFLLPVFFAYSGLRTEIGLVNRPELWLLCGLVLFVAIAGKYAGTYVAARVSGIEKREASALGWLMNTRGLTELIVLNIGLSLGVITPLLFTMLVIMALVTTFMTSPLLEWTYPKRLIGLDVVEKEDEPEASRDIATVHSYGQIYRILVPIANPSTQKGLVQLAVAIALNYQQPTAVHPLSLIELSEDYAFESTPVEANRLIEERRQQLEELIDTLEPPSTRSYVHPIIRISSNVARETAEIAELEPADLILVGWHRPAFSNNRLGGRVGQILTTAPVDVAVFIDRGKERLENLLVPYSANIHDDLALILALRLLINRDTCLLKILQVVSENRVKNEMSYELHKMMQQLPQSVRDRIDIQTIEASEPIQAVVKASEGVDLTIAGTSRAWGIERQTLGRYTDELAIQCRSSLLITRRYSQVTSHLASVLADANTHSFST; via the coding sequence ATTGACACAGTTATTCTCGTTTTGATTGAGGTGCTAATTGTAATTGGAGTGTCACGCTTAATAGGATTGGCATTCCGAGGGATTAAGCAACCCCTGGTAATTGGTGAGATTGTTGCCGGCATTATGCTCGGACCATCATTATTTGGTTGGGTTGCTCCTAATTTAGCCGCTACCCTGTTCCCACCGGAAACTGTTCCCTTTCTAAATGTTTTATCTCAGGTGGGACTGATATTTTTCATGTTTCTGATTGGGTTGGAGTTAGATCCAAAGTACCTCAAAGGAAAAATAAATGTAGCAATTTTGACTGCTACAATGTCAGTTTTAGTACCATTTGCCTTAGCAACTTTATTAGCTTTGTTACTGTATCCATTGCTTTCTCATGGCAATGTTTCATTTAGTGCTTTTACGCTGTTTTTGGCATCGGCAACATCAATTACAGCATTTCCAGTGCTTGCCAGGATAATTACTGAAAAAAACTTACAGGTAACACATTTGGGAACTTTGGCACTAACTTCTGCCGCTGTGAATGATTTGATAGCTTGGTGTTTGTTAGCACTAGGAATCGCTGTCGCTAGAGAAGGTAGTATTGGTAGAGCTTGGCATACAATTATCGCCAGCTTGCTTTACATCGGTTTTATGATGACCGTAGGACGAAGTTTTTTGCAACGTCTTGCTATTTACTACCGTCGCACCGAACGCCTTAACCAATTAGTTCTAGCTTTAATTTACATGGGAGTGGTTACTTCCGCTTTGATTACCGAACTAATTGGTATTCACTTGATTTTTGGAGCATTTTTGCTGGGGACGATAATGCCCAAGAATGCTGGTTTGGTGCGGGAAATAGCGGGAAAAACGGAAGATTTCGTGTTGATATTTCTGCTACCAGTATTTTTCGCTTACAGTGGACTTCGGACGGAAATCGGCTTAGTTAACCGTCCGGAATTGTGGTTGTTATGTGGATTGGTGTTATTCGTGGCGATCGCCGGAAAATACGCAGGCACTTATGTAGCAGCTCGCGTCAGCGGAATTGAAAAACGCGAAGCCTCAGCACTCGGTTGGTTAATGAATACTCGCGGTTTAACTGAACTGATAGTATTAAATATTGGTTTGTCATTAGGAGTAATTACGCCTTTACTTTTCACGATGCTGGTGATTATGGCGTTAGTAACCACATTTATGACCTCGCCTTTGTTAGAGTGGACATATCCGAAACGGCTAATCGGACTAGATGTGGTTGAAAAAGAAGATGAACCAGAAGCGAGTAGAGATATTGCGACGGTCCATTCTTACGGTCAAATCTACCGGATTTTAGTACCAATAGCGAATCCGAGTACACAAAAAGGTTTGGTACAGTTAGCAGTAGCGATCGCACTTAACTACCAACAACCGACAGCTGTTCATCCTCTCAGTTTGATTGAACTTTCAGAAGATTATGCTTTTGAAAGTACCCCAGTTGAAGCAAATCGATTAATCGAAGAACGCCGGCAGCAGCTAGAAGAATTAATTGATACCTTAGAGCCGCCTTCTACACGCTCTTACGTACATCCGATAATTCGCATATCTAGTAACGTAGCACGAGAAACAGCAGAGATAGCCGAACTCGAGCCAGCTGATTTAATTTTAGTCGGATGGCATCGCCCAGCTTTTAGTAATAATCGCTTAGGCGGGCGAGTTGGTCAAATTCTCACTACAGCGCCGGTTGATGTAGCAGTCTTTATAGACAGAGGCAAAGAGCGCTTAGAAAACTTGTTGGTGCCCTACTCTGCAAATATCCACGATGATTTAGCACTGATACTTGCGTTGAGACTGCTAATAAATCGTGATACTTGCCTGTTAAAGATTTTACAGGTAGTCTCAGAAAATCGCGTCAAAAATGAAATGAGCTACGAATTGCACAAAATGATGCAGCAATTGCCTCAAAGTGTACGCGATCGCATTGACATTCAAACCATTGAAGCCTCCGAGCCAATCCAAGCCGTAGTCAAAGCCTCAGAAGGGGTAGACCTCACTATTGCAGGTACTAGCCGTGCTTGGGGTATTGAACGCCAAACTCTCGGACGTTATACAGACGAACTAGCGATTCAGTGTCGTTCCTCACTTTTGATTACCCGTCGTTACAGTCAAGTCACCTCTCACTTAGCCTCAGTCCTTGCTGATGCTAACACTCACTCCTTCAGTACTTAG
- a CDS encoding serine/threonine-protein kinase: MCDCPPYIDKSRQSPKKDSVSGFRNTLLNERYRILRPLGQGGFGKTFLAVDEKCRSYPTPRLCVIKQFFPQSQIDYNQKAFELFHQESLRLAELGKHPQIPELLDIFEQDGQQYLVQEWIDGQNLEQELKEAGAFYEAEILLLLRELLPVLAFVHKHNCIHRDIKPANIIRRKSDRQLVLVDFGAAKCTTDGILEKTGTLIGSAEYASPEQIRGKAVFASDLYSLGVTCLRLLTQMSPFDLHDCSEDNWVWRSYLSEPIGTSLEQILDKLLQRATKLRYQSAAEVLRDLNDLPKHSKHLVGQSKSMKSDGNNDDFETYFGCSQKENLPASITVYSAALDIHLIAAITVFDPKTQAWYYLPPKISARQIAQKAATYLSPRLGASDRTLVEPDKTSLEMSLQILSTITQKVSKISEFLLTAIATILIGYLSVAAVGSQVRVPSASNNQKIENLRIFPNIFRTERK; this comes from the coding sequence ATGTGCGATTGTCCTCCTTACATCGATAAATCCCGCCAGTCTCCAAAAAAGGATAGCGTTTCTGGATTCAGAAACACCCTGCTCAATGAACGCTACCGTATCCTCAGACCGCTTGGTCAGGGAGGCTTTGGGAAAACCTTTCTTGCTGTTGATGAAAAATGCCGATCCTACCCAACTCCCAGACTGTGCGTCATCAAACAATTCTTTCCACAATCCCAGATCGACTATAACCAAAAAGCCTTTGAACTATTTCACCAGGAATCTCTACGTTTAGCTGAACTTGGCAAGCATCCCCAGATTCCCGAACTGCTGGACATCTTTGAGCAGGATGGACAACAGTACTTAGTTCAAGAATGGATTGATGGGCAAAATTTGGAGCAGGAATTAAAGGAAGCAGGAGCATTTTACGAAGCAGAAATTCTGCTGTTGCTTCGTGAGTTGTTGCCTGTATTGGCATTTGTCCACAAGCATAACTGTATTCACCGCGATATTAAACCTGCTAATATTATTCGCCGCAAAAGCGATCGCCAACTAGTTTTGGTAGATTTTGGAGCAGCTAAGTGTACCACTGATGGAATTCTGGAAAAAACCGGAACCTTAATTGGCAGTGCCGAATATGCTTCTCCTGAGCAAATTAGAGGCAAAGCTGTGTTTGCTAGTGACCTCTACAGCCTTGGTGTAACTTGCCTGCGCTTGCTCACGCAGATGTCGCCATTTGACTTGCATGATTGTAGCGAAGATAACTGGGTATGGCGCTCATATCTAAGTGAGCCAATCGGAACATCTCTGGAACAGATTCTTGATAAGTTGTTGCAAAGAGCCACCAAACTACGGTATCAATCAGCAGCCGAGGTTCTCCGAGACTTGAATGATTTGCCAAAACATTCAAAACATTTGGTTGGGCAATCAAAGTCAATGAAGAGTGATGGCAATAATGACGATTTTGAAACTTACTTCGGCTGTAGTCAAAAAGAAAATCTACCCGCTTCCATAACTGTATATAGTGCAGCATTAGATATCCACTTGATCGCTGCTATTACAGTTTTCGACCCCAAAACCCAAGCTTGGTATTACCTACCCCCAAAAATCTCAGCTAGGCAAATTGCCCAGAAAGCAGCCACTTATTTAAGTCCGCGTCTGGGTGCGAGCGATCGCACTTTGGTTGAGCCAGATAAAACGTCTCTAGAAATGTCTCTGCAAATCTTAAGTACAATAACGCAGAAGGTAAGTAAAATATCTGAATTTTTATTAACTGCGATCGCTACTATTTTGATTGGTTATCTTAGCGTTGCTGCCGTTGGTTCGCAAGTGCGAGTGCCCTCGGCTTCTAACAACCAAAAAATCGAAAATTTGAGGATTTTTCCCAACATTTTCCGCACAGAACGAAAGTAA